In Streptomyces sp. SID8374, one genomic interval encodes:
- a CDS encoding Uma2 family endonuclease has product MSACAGQPAPDPGHDWDDLVRIREETDAPKGCRVEIIDEIVTVSPPPSKDHHSTVALIQRRLYGVIPEDWGIYQTLGVALPVRGGIYVPDLVVLPRTAVSGPGYDVPAAEARLVVEITSRANANHDRVSKVNGYAKAGVELFLLLDPWHSGRPTATLYGEPEGGTYRVLETVEYGGRISLPEPFGLDLDTGVFPVS; this is encoded by the coding sequence ATGAGCGCATGCGCCGGCCAACCCGCACCGGACCCCGGCCATGACTGGGACGACCTCGTCCGGATCCGTGAGGAGACGGACGCGCCCAAGGGATGCAGAGTGGAGATCATCGACGAGATCGTCACCGTGTCACCGCCGCCGTCCAAGGATCACCACAGCACCGTCGCCCTGATCCAACGGAGGTTGTACGGCGTCATCCCGGAGGACTGGGGTATCTACCAGACCCTCGGCGTCGCCCTGCCGGTACGGGGCGGGATCTACGTCCCCGACCTCGTCGTCCTGCCTCGCACAGCGGTCTCCGGGCCGGGCTATGACGTGCCCGCCGCCGAGGCCCGCCTCGTCGTCGAGATCACCTCCCGGGCCAACGCCAACCACGACCGCGTCAGCAAGGTCAACGGTTACGCGAAGGCCGGGGTGGAGCTGTTCCTGCTCCTCGACCCCTGGCACTCCGGGCGTCCGACCGCGACGCTCTACGGGGAGCCGGAGGGCGGCACCTACCGGGTGCTGGAAACGGTCGAGTACGGCGGGAGGATCAGCCTCCCCGAACCCTTCGGACTCGACCTGGACACCGGCGTCTTCCCGGTCAGCTGA